Below is a window of Catalinimonas alkaloidigena DNA.
CGCTCCACCTGCGCTTCCAGCACTTTGAACGTCGCGAACGTATCGACGTCGGCACTGTGCGCACCTTTGCCCAGGTCGTTGATGTCGGCGTTGCAGTAAAACTTGTAAGCGGCCGTCAGGGTGCGAGGCTCCATCAGCCGGAAAATGCGCTGTGCATCGACCAGACGACGCTTGCTGATGTCGAACTCCACATCGGCCCGCAGAAACTCCTCCACCAGCATCGGGATGTCGAACTTGATGCTGTTAAAACCACCCAGATCGCAGCCCTCCAGGTACTTCGCAATGTTTTTCGCCACCTGCTTGAAGGTGGGTGCATCCTGCACGTCTTCGTCGTAGATGCCGTGAATCATGCTCGTTTCCGTCGGAATCGGGCAGCCCGGATTGATGCGCCAGGTCTTCTGATCGTGCGTTCCGTTCGGATAGGCGCGGAGGATGGAAATTTCGACGATCCGATCCTTAACCGTGTCAACGCCGGTCGTCTCCAGGTCGAAGAATGCCAGTGGACGCTTGAGTTTCAGGCGGTGGGGTGTATCAGTCATGTCGTCGTCTAAGTCGTTGGTAAGTCAGTGTACAGGTGTGTTGCTAGCGGGCGAGGGGCTTGGTCAATTGGTCGGCCAGGGCCTGCATGTTGAGCCCTTCAAAGCCCCCCGAGCTCATCAGAAGGAGGTTGGTTTCGGTCCAGTCCTGCTGTTCGAGCCAGGTTTGCAACGCCGCACTGTCGGTGAAAATTTTCAGGTCCGGTTCCTCAAACGCCGCTTTGATGTCGCTTTCGGTCAGCACGTGCATCTGCTTCCGGCGCGAAGTTTCCGGGTTGTAAAAGACCACCGGAACATCGGCCGCGGTGTACGTAAAGGCGTACTGCTTCAGAAATTCCGGGTTGATGCTACTGAACGTGTGGAGCTCCAGGCAGGCAATGAGGCGCCGGTCCGGAAACTGATCCCGCACGGCCTGGCAGGTCGCTTTCAGCTTGGAGGGGGCGTGAGCAAAATCTTTGTAGACGTTGGTCGTGCCGTTTTGCGCCAGCAGCTCCAGCCGGTTGGCCGCCCCCCGGAACGACTGAATGGCTTCGTAGAACATCGGTTCCGTAATGCCCAGCCGCATGAGGATGGTCTTGGCGCCGCTCATGTTCAGGAGGTTGTGGTGCCCGAACACCTGCAGCGGATACTTCTGGTCGTCGAGCACCAGGGAGGTTTGGCCGTCGATTACTTTGGCGGGGAGCGCTTCGTAGGGCAGGGCCGTCACGTCGGCCCGCTCTTTTTTGCAGATCACCGTCACCAGATCGTCCTCCTCGCAATACACCAGCGTGCCGCCTTTGGGCGTGGCGTCGGCAAACAGGTCGAACTGCCGCACGTAGTCTTCAAAATCGGGATAGACGTTGATGTGGTCCCACGCAATGCCGCTCACCAGCCCGATGTGGTGGTGGTAATGCAGAAACTTCGGCGTCGGGTCGAGGGGAGAAGCAAGGTACTCGTCGCCTTCGATGATCACGACCGGCGCATCGTCCGTCAGTTTTACCTGATTTTCAAACCCTTCTACCTGCGCCCCGACCAGGTAGTCGAACTTGCGGTTGTAGTAGTTCAGCACGTGCATCAACATCGATGTGATCGACGTTTTGCCGTGGCTTCCGGCCACCACCACGCGCTGCTTGTCCCGACACTGCTGGTAGACGTACTCGGGGAAAGAGTAAATCGGCAGGTTCAGTTCCTGCGCTTTGGCCAGTTCGGGGTTATCCTTACGGGCGTGCATGCCCAGAATCACCGCGTCGAGATCGGCCGTGATGCGCTCGGGAAACCACCCTTCCTCGTCGGGCAACAGGCCGAGGCGGGCCAGTCGGTCTTTCGCCGGGTTGCGAATGTGGTCATCGGAACCAGTAACCTGGAATCCCTTTTCGTGTAGCGCAATGGCGAGGTTGTGCATCACGCTCCCTCCGATAGCGATCAGGTGGATTTTACGAGGAAGTTGCGTCATTCGGATTAGAATTGACTGGCAAAATAAGGCAAAAACCGGTTGGTAACCAAGCCGACAAACCTTTGCAAATTAATCCGGTGGCGAGCGGAACAACTTTAGGGTCTCTTCCTTACATTTGTTGGAATGGAAAACAGCAACCC
It encodes the following:
- a CDS encoding 3'-5' exonuclease, whose product is MTDTPHRLKLKRPLAFFDLETTGVDTVKDRIVEISILRAYPNGTHDQKTWRINPGCPIPTETSMIHGIYDEDVQDAPTFKQVAKNIAKYLEGCDLGGFNSIKFDIPMLVEEFLRADVEFDISKRRLVDAQRIFRLMEPRTLTAAYKFYCNADINDLGKGAHSADVDTFATFKVLEAQVERYPGVTVRDVFGNESQPIANDMDVLHDLCTDKMVDLAGRMCFNNDGIEVFNFGKHKNKPVEEVLDKEPAFYDWIMRGDFPLDTKRKLTEIKLRKLKQSFGK
- a CDS encoding UDP-N-acetylmuramate--L-alanine ligase, which codes for MTQLPRKIHLIAIGGSVMHNLAIALHEKGFQVTGSDDHIRNPAKDRLARLGLLPDEEGWFPERITADLDAVILGMHARKDNPELAKAQELNLPIYSFPEYVYQQCRDKQRVVVAGSHGKTSITSMLMHVLNYYNRKFDYLVGAQVEGFENQVKLTDDAPVVIIEGDEYLASPLDPTPKFLHYHHHIGLVSGIAWDHINVYPDFEDYVRQFDLFADATPKGGTLVYCEEDDLVTVICKKERADVTALPYEALPAKVIDGQTSLVLDDQKYPLQVFGHHNLLNMSGAKTILMRLGITEPMFYEAIQSFRGAANRLELLAQNGTTNVYKDFAHAPSKLKATCQAVRDQFPDRRLIACLELHTFSSINPEFLKQYAFTYTAADVPVVFYNPETSRRKQMHVLTESDIKAAFEEPDLKIFTDSAALQTWLEQQDWTETNLLLMSSGGFEGLNMQALADQLTKPLAR